TTGGAGAGAGGTGGAAGAAGAGACGGGAACAATGGTGCTCTCAGGAGCGGCATTCATCCCTTTACGGAGAAGTTGAGGACTGTGGAGGGGGCTTGCTGCTGCTATAGGTGATGCTGGGGGAAGATTCGGGGCTCTCTTCATCAGCTCCATAGGGGAATAGGAGCCAGAAAACGTTTTGGGTGCAGCTCCAGGGGTACCTGGAGCTGGTGGAGGCTGCTGACCAAGAGCAGACATGGCGAGACCAGTGTGTGGGTTGTACATGGCCAGGGGCCTTCCTTGAGTCGTGATGCTGTTATAGGCTCCAGGACTGACTGGAAAACCTCCAGTTGTGAGGGGCCTTGTTCCTGGATAGGTGGTTGTTTCCAGGAGATGTTGGGAAGGTGCACTACTTGGTCTTCTGCCAAGAAACTCTCCCATCCTTGGGGACATGGTCTGCATGTTGGTTGGAGGTTGCTGCATTAGGCTGGGGTCCATGGTCAAACCTTGCGGTTGCATGTAGAGGTCGTTGCGATGACTAAAGCTGTTAGATCTGGTACGAGCAGGTGGTCCACCAGTCTTGCATCCAAGCACCACACGGGACAGAACACGGGCCTGAGCCAAGTTTGGGGCCACAGATCGGATATCGTGGTCctccatcatcaccagtgtgccaGGGGAATCAAAGCCATGTTGTAGCAGGAGAGTAATAGTGCTTTCAGCTAGACCTTCAGCTCGCAAGTAAGCTAGAAAAGTAGGGTCAACCATCTTCTTGGGGTCTGCCGCACTcggatggatagaaggaaggcCAGGTGGCATTCCAGCCGTGGCAGCCACCATGGCAGCGGTGGGATCATAGTTTGGATCATAAGGCAGCCTCTGGGAGGCTACAGCTCCATATGCCCGCGGCAGAGCTCCGTCCATTCCCTGAGATGCTGGATCCACCACTGAAATGGTGGCAGCTTGCTGGCGCGGTTCCAGGGACAGACCGTTGATGCTATTAAAAAGTTCACGAGCAGAGAGAGATGATGGCTCGGCAGCGTAAATAGGCTGAGCCTGCTGAACTCCGTAGACGGCGGGAGTAGAAGCGCTGCCACCAACACGATGGATGTCTGGGATCATCTTAGATCCCAGAGTTTCCCTGTACAAACGGCTCAGCTCAtggagaggagggggaggaggtggaggCAGAGGGGGAGGAGGCACGCCTGTAGTGGTCGAGGCAGAGGCCAGTACGGAAGGTGTGGCCCTTGCTAGTCCTTGATCCCATGTAGGCCTCACTCCCCCAGGGATGGGCACATAATGTGAAGCTGATCTGTTGAGCAAGTGCTGGTTATCCCTATAATACCCAGAATCTTCAAGTGTCTGACCAGATAAGGTCGCATCAGCCAGGTAGTAATCCTGAGGTGGCACGGAGGCTCTACCTGCCATCGCTTGCCTGATGTAGAAGTTCGAGCCAAGATCAGGGACGGAGTTTTTCCTCAACAGCTTGTGTCCATGCCGGTCCTGTCTATAAAAAGAAGACTGAAAGAGCTGATTCTTCTCCTCACTAGGATCCAGATTATGGTAAAACCCTAGTTTACTGTCTCTTTCACCAAGTGGTAATGAACTCCTACGCCCTGTGAAGGTACCGCAGTAGTGACAGCGACTTGCCAACCTGTCGTtctgtccctctccccacacaggaACACTCTGGCCCACCGACCCGCAGAAATGCGACTGCTCACTTGAGTCAGGCATCAGTAAAAACAACAAAGAGGGTGGCTACAAAAGCAGAAAATAGAGCTGAGTATTGCATTTCAACTCTCCAATTACACTCACCTCCAATCAAAAGGGAGGAAAGGAGAAGAGAGAAGGACAGGTGAACCATGAGGTACCCTTTTACCTGATCTGCAGTACACCATCCCTTCTCTTCACTCTTAAGTCTGTGCTATCATGTAGCTCCCTGCTGGCAGCCTATCTAAATAATTCACCCCTGGAAACATTAGAAATCCATGAGGAGAGGCTTACGACATGATAAAGACAaagaaaaaccacacacacaggtgtagacagaaaagaaacacacCTTTAGAGCGAGGCTCTACTCCACGCTGCAGGGATCATGCTTGTGCTTGGCATCACGGTCACATTCCACACCAAGACTGAAGATAAGAAATTGGGTAAAAACACATGCTGGACAATGCAACTGCCTGGAGGAGGGGACGAGATGCACTAATCCAATGGGGGTTGATGTAACGCCATTGGCAGGGACTGTCCTCTCGTCCACTGCCACGAGGGGATTAGCGTCAAACTAAACCTGCTAAATCCACTACCCCTTGTGACATCACTTGGACTAGATAGTGTACATAGCTATCACACTGCTGAGGCCCCAGGGTGTGTTTATAGAGCAGAAGTGTTTATGGTGCTTACTGCTCACCTTTCCGCTGCCCTGAAGCTTACATTCCTCTGGGTATGAATTGATCTTGCTCAAGAGACAGAGCAGGACAGAGGTTAACATGCTGCATGTCCCCAGAGAGATCAGGGGAGACAACAAACTCCAATCCCATGTGAACTTCTAAGGTTTATATTTAATCTGATGACTACTACAAGAAAAACGAAGCATGATCCATGGATGATGAAAACTTTACAGCCTCCTCTACTGGgcagctttaaatttacaaacatTCATATATAAAATGTATGTTAGGAACCATGCAACCATGTCCCCAACGTGTCCCTGTTTGATTTCTTTCACTTTATTCCTGTGAGTTGCAAATCCTTAACGACCATAGTAAAGACAGTCTGACTTTTAGAGCTCCTGTGAGGTATTTTAACAGTTTACAAATAAACCAATCCCATTCACACGTGAATGCAAATCCCAACCAAAACACTCCAACCACCAAGGTCAGGCTGCTGaattatggcaaaaatgataatcatGATTCATTTAACTGAACTTGGGATCTGGATTATTTAACACGATCTTTAATTACTGTtgataaaattaaaaaaacttaCTATACAGTGCAAACATTtgtaatataaaaataaatataaagaaaTAAACATCTGTGCAGTGAATTCCACAACCTGCTGCAAAATTATTATTTAGTCCTGCCCAGCGGTGCTATAGGGGAGTGTGTACAGCAACATGAAGCAATGTGTGGCTCAGATAGATGAACTATTGTTATTTACCAACCTGAGAAATTGGAAGTGTGGTGTGAGCGCATTAAGACAATCAAATGCATGGCTCACGTTCATTGTTTGAGAGTCGGCAACCCTGGCAAAATGAATATCCATTTCAGATATGGTTTGCTGAATCTTGAATTTATTTTGCTTGTAAAACAGCTGGTTTTATGAGCGAGAAAGAAGTTAAGGGTTACCAGAAATGTCCCTAGGCTGTTCTCTAGGGTACTTTTAGGATaaaaaaaagtcaagaagggggtctgaaaagtttcAGCTAATGACCTAGCCATTATCAGAGTGCACCAGTGTCcgtggcgtcacttccgtttagccgcaggcagcagaggacgatgttgccctctactgcccacgtcctccttgctgatgacactgccccatgcatgatccaatgtgaatactccatagtctctgttcatggttttctgtccacgtctccttatttctattgctTCTGATCCATCTTTGTACTTTTGTTGTTCTCTGCTGACCGCTGATAaatggaagtgacgccaccaacaccggcaAACTCTGATTATGGCTAGAATCGTTAGCTGAAACATATAAggtaaaaaactattttttactaagctgtgtaaaaaaaagaacaaagttaTGGATTTTGtacaaatgtacaaaataatagCGAAAAAGTTCCTAAGTTAGCAACATTGTGTGAGAGGTGCGCTCGATTTGCAACTCAGAGCAGCGCGAGGGGGGAGCAAATAATCTTCTCATTTTGTATTTATGACCCAGATCTTAGTTGAGATTAAAATTCTACGAATCAAGCAGCCCTACATCGAGGTGGCGTGTAAATAATGACACAAGGTACAAGTATTGAAGCTTGTCTTGATAGTTGCTCAGTAACTTATTTGGGGACCTTCACGTAGCCAGCTAAGTTCTTCAGGGTTTAACTTTTGTCACAACTGAGAAATGATCCTGCCACAGTTCTGCTCAATGTACTGGAATAGAA
This Nothobranchius furzeri strain GRZ-AD chromosome 16, NfurGRZ-RIMD1, whole genome shotgun sequence DNA region includes the following protein-coding sequences:
- the LOC107387783 gene encoding uncharacterized protein isoform X2; protein product: MPDSSEQSHFCGSVGQSVPVWGEGQNDRLASRCHYCGTFTGRRSSLPLGERDSKLGFYHNLDPSEEKNQLFQSSFYRQDRHGHKLLRKNSVPDLGSNFYIRQAMAGRASVPPQDYYLADATLSGQTLEDSGYYRDNQHLLNRSASHYVPIPGGVRPTWDQGLARATPSVLASASTTTGVPPPPLPPPPPPPLHELSRLYRETLGSKMIPDIHRVGGSASTPAVYGVQQAQPIYAAEPSSLSARELFNSINGLSLEPRQQAATISVVDPASQGMDGALPRAYGAVASQRLPYDPNYDPTAAMVAATAGMPPGLPSIHPSAADPKKMVDPTFLAYLRAEGLAESTITLLLQHGFDSPGTLVMMEDHDIRSVAPNLAQARVLSRVVLGCKTGGPPARTRSNSFSHRNDLYMQPQGLTMDPSLMQQPPTNMQTMSPRMGEFLGRRPSSAPSQHLLETTTYPGTRPLTTGGFPVSPGAYNSITTQGRPLAMYNPHTGLAMSALGQQPPPAPGTPGAAPKTFSGSYSPMELMKRAPNLPPASPIAAASPLHSPQLLRKGMNAAPESTIVPVSSSTSLQGQNPPNNKMVGRRTGPPVIVSTMISAPDTSIRPQIMNGPMHPRPLVALLDGRDCTVEMPILKDLATVAFCDAQSTQEIHEKVLNEAVGAMMYHTITLTREDLEKFKALRIIIRIGSGYDNIDIKAAGELGIAVCNIPSAAVEETADSTLCHILNLYRRNTWLYQALREGTRVQSVEQIREVASGAARIRGETLGLIGFGRSGQAVAVRAKVFGFNVIFYDPYLQDGLERSLGVQRVYTLQDLLYQSDCVSLHCNLNEHNHHLINDFTIKQMRQGAFLVNTARGGLVDEKALAQALKEGRIRGAALDVHEAEPFSFAQGPLKDAPNLICTPHTAWYSEQASLEMREAAATEIRRAITGRIPDSLRNCVNKEFFVTTAPWGVMDQPGVHPELNGAAYSQVNQTLAAVTTGVPQDKINA
- the LOC107387783 gene encoding uncharacterized protein isoform X1, which produces MPDSSEQSHFCGSVGQSVPVWGEGQNDRLASRCHYCGTFTGRRSSLPLGERDSKLGFYHNLDPSEEKNQLFQSSFYRQDRHGHKLLRKNSVPDLGSNFYIRQAMAGRASVPPQDYYLADATLSGQTLEDSGYYRDNQHLLNRSASHYVPIPGGVRPTWDQGLARATPSVLASASTTTGVPPPPLPPPPPPPLHELSRLYRETLGSKMIPDIHRVGGSASTPAVYGVQQAQPIYAAEPSSLSARELFNSINGLSLEPRQQAATISVVDPASQGMDGALPRAYGAVASQRLPYDPNYDPTAAMVAATAGMPPGLPSIHPSAADPKKMVDPTFLAYLRAEGLAESTITLLLQHGFDSPGTLVMMEDHDIRSVAPNLAQARVLSRVVLGCKTGGPPARTRSNSFSHRNDLYMQPQGLTMDPSLMQQPPTNMQTMSPRMGEFLGRRPSSAPSQHLLETTTYPGTRPLTTGGFPVSPGAYNSITTQGRPLAMYNPHTGLAMSALGQQPPPAPGTPGAAPKTFSGSYSPMELMKRAPNLPPASPIAAASPLHSPQLLRKGMNAAPESTIVPVSSSTSLQGQNPPNNKMVGRRTGPPVIVSTMISAPDTSIRPQIMNGPMHPRPLVALLDGRDCTVEMPILKDLATVAFCDAQSTQEIHEKVLNEAVGAMMYHTITLTREDLEKFKALRIIIRIGSGYDNIDIKAAGELGIAVCNIPSAAVEETADSTLCHILNLYRRNTWLYQALREGTRVQSVEQIREVASGAARIRGETLGLIGFGRSGQAVAVRAKVFGFNVIFYDPYLQDGLERSLGVQRVYTLQDLLYQSDCVSLHCNLNEHNHHLINDFTIKQMRQGAFLVNTARGGLVDEKALAQALKEGRIRGAALDVHEAEPFSFAQGPLKDAPNLICTPHTAWYSEQASLEMREAAATEIRRAITGRIPDSLRNCVNKEFFVTTAPWGVMDQPGVHPELNGAAYRYPPGVVGVAPGGLPGALEGMVPGGVPIAHTLPSGTHPSQAPSPNQPSKHGETREHLTEQ